A segment of the Falco naumanni isolate bFalNau1 chromosome W, bFalNau1.pat, whole genome shotgun sequence genome:
gccagggcaacagtggcaaattgatttttccaaactcccaagaaaaagggggtaccaatatttattaaatgaatggacaccccaacgtataATACAGTATTATAGACCTGCAACTTGATAAACTCATTAGTGGTGttcgagaacctatctacaatctgaattGTATCATTCatctacaggctgtcttggaaatgaTTACTAACAGACCAAGCAACTCAAatatgaaatgcaatttattaaCACAAGATGATtctcgattacctgctagccgaagaaggaggtgtttgtggtaaattaaatgtttccaattgttgtttgaaaattgatgacaatggtgaggtagttaaacaaatcacatcagagacagggaagttagcccatgttcccatctgaacttggaaaaactggaacatttacttgttttcctggcttcccaggagcccctgggtaaaacgaatcctattttatttgttatgtggattagccaccttattgtttttgccatgtgctgttccatgttttataagattaattcaacatgttataactaacatgcaatttgctactATGGTTTCACCCAATGGCGTTAAACAAATTCGAGTAGTACACCGAAGTGTACAATCGACAATACAGATTATATAGTTAACACAATAACAatttaatagccaacaagaatttgggaACAATTAACccttaacaattcagataacaatgtaggctgagtaagaataaaaatagaatagcagCAAAAACAACCGCCAGGAACGCATAGACAAGGATATGGTAAcgctttttatacttttccacttccgccataagttcttgacgtgtgacaacagaaaaacgcaccctctgcctaaacagcaacaggaagaaaaaaaagttttgatcccctttctaatgaaccatataggttaaacattttgagaacactcaccttacagaatgttcagagggggAAATGTGcactctagacccttcttccctggcaggtgacaCGGCggtctggtggtgagaaaacattacattgaaaacagggacCTATTGTTTGaccatagtgccataaatgttaccattaacagacttactgGAGTGCTAAGCTCGGGAAATGGGTCTGGGACTTCATCTGGACATGCAgtagccatttttttttatcacatgAATGATCCGTGTATGcctttgaacatgcgcatgcgcaattttaaagccccacagaatgtgttggaaaaatctggaaagaccaCGCATGCaaaatccctatagtctagccatgatagtgacgcatgtaaaaaaaagggaatgtgttaagaaacTATAGTGTTTATAgttcatttaaataatattgatttttattattacttaagTGAAACATATAGCTATAAGTGttggttttaggttttggttttgtaggttattattatatgtattacccaaccctttggatttattttgaaaaccgTGTGTTTGATGCAAAGTAACTTCAACAAACCATTTGACAACCAGTAAACaacaaataacaatttattaacaaacatgaactagaaattGAATAACAGAACAACAGTCCAGCAAAGTCTCATGTAAcgtgaaaacagacttcttcactCGTGAATCCAGCACAGTCCTGAATAATGTTGGGGTGGTAACTCCATCTGTTCCCTCCATGATAGTCCATGCCTGGTCCTTGGTATTTCTCTTCACGAAGTGACGAAGATGAACAGAAACGAATAACAAGTCACGTGGTAATTTTGCTGGAGATCAacgttttccttttctttatagAACAGTCTCTTGCACTCTCCTTTGATATCCCACGAGTTCCACTATTCGGGACAAATTGCGAGGAGGAGATCGCACTCTTCTGTACTGGCGTGACCAAAAGCACTCACAGAGACACATACTGATGGTTACTGTAGTCACGATAATGCAAAGGCTGAACAGCAAAACCGTGCAGAGTGTGTAATCTCCTGCTCCCATCTTTTCAAATGGTAAAGATTGTTTGTGGCGAGACAAACAAATTGGTCCGTGTCCCTCCTGGTCGAGGTTCAGGCTAACACCCTGACCAAAACTGCACAATGAAAAACGCATGCGCAGCCACAAATTGGACCCAACCTTAAAGGGGCATGAAAATTTAAATGCCCACCTCCTGGCTCTTCATTCTTAGCGACAATTAAACAAGTATTGGGAACAAGGGCCAGAGGGTTAGATCAACCAGTTCACTCCTTTAAACCTGGTAACTATGTGtatataaagactttttttcaggaaaaactttggaagaaaagtgggAAGGACCACTGCTGCATTCACATTGAGTTACATTCACAAATGTAACTCaagatgtggaacatgatctggacCTATAAGgtaaaattgaaaaggaaacagaatcaATTCAAGAAtatatgtcagaagattggctggggaaaatttttaacaaattggGATGGAATCTaagctcttggatacaatctataatcaaaactttgtttctgttactgatTGTCTTTCTAATGATCATGCTAATATATGcttgtttgaagaaacagtttatcAATGGAATTGCAGTCAATCGCATGATcatgagagaagtaccaaccATTCCAtcaaaatatgctgaaacaaCTGCTATGTAAATAAcgtgaaagtattgaaataatgattttcaacactttcaaaggggggaaatgttacagatttgctaaaatcattttaatagaaatataaaggaataagaaatatattgtAATGAAACTAGTAGTTGCACAACACCTGTGAGGAGTGTGCCTCGCCTGGGGGAGCCGCAGGGCCTGGGCTGTGGAGGCCTCTCTGCCTCTGATGGCAGGGGAGCATGCCATGCTCATCTGCAGGAGGTGCTGCATACGGAAAGCAGGGGTAGATGCCATTGCTTTTTAAGCTGTCACAGTTAGGTTTTCATAATCAAGTGCTGTGCCCTCATTTCCTAAGCGATACAGTTTTATATTGTGATGGTACATCAAAACATCCAAGGTCTATAGGATAGTACAATGCCAAATTCATAATATTGCAACTGAAGGTGAGATATCAAAGATAATTCAAAGGAGTTTGAGATTCATTGCTGTACAAACCCATTACCTTCTACTTTTCCCTTTGCCTGTCCCATgcccttcaaaacaaaacctttaacAGTGTGGTACACAGAACTGATCCCTTACTCCTGTATCCATTTGCGCTCAAGGCCCTCTGAAGTGGCCCCCAGGCTTGTTTCCACCACACAGCCAGCCACAACTGGTACCAGCACGCTGCTGTGAAAGCATCTTCTATTTACAGATCCTTGCTAGAAATGAGGCAATTATTCTACGCTGGAAAATCTCCATCCTCACCCCGATGTGTAAAATGTGCTGGCCATTGTCATTTCTGTGCCAAGTATGAGTGATAATGCTCTTTGTGGTTTGAAGCGACGACTGGAGCACAGGCTATGTTGTGTGCAGAGCTTTTTGCCAGgtagaaactttttttcagcattccCTGTTGTTGAAGAACCTGAGGCTCTGCCAGGTTTGAGGTACTTTGCCTTGTGTGAATGTACAGCAGACTTCTTTTACAACTGCTTTAAGCCACATAAGGAGGCAGTGGCAATGCAGTTATTCCCTTGCTGTTTCTCTCTATGCTCCTTTCTCTGTCTGCCAGTTACCCTTttgccctcctccctgctcatTACCTGGGAGACCTGAtcttcagctgctgccccaCTTTGAATGACTATTTTGCATCTGCCAGGTAAAACACGTCCCAGTTTTGCCTCAAATGCAGGATTCCTGCTGCACAGAACTGCTACTCCTTTTTACTGCGTATGCCTAATTGGTTTTGAAGCGATCTGGCCACCTGCCATAAGCCATGCATTGAAAGTTCAGCCTTTCTGAAAGGACAGGAAGGTGGGGGAAATCACTTTTGCACTCGTTTTTAAAGCTGTTGCTTGTAATCTTTAGtactggcttttattttaataagaactAGTGTTTTAATAGTCAATATATATGAAAAGGAAGCGATATGCCAGCtgtgctttaaataattttcagtgctCCAATCCAACACATCAGCAATGGAAACATCTaccacttttttattttttgcaaaaattttacaaaaatgccTGTATACCTTCCATGTTTTACCTGTTCCATGTACATACCATCCAGATTCCATGAAAGACAGATATATGAAAATAACTGATCCAGACTGTACCCTCATCACCTCTGAACTACacaaaattataaagaaatactttataATAGATCTACCTACTTTCAAATTTAAAGACTAGCATGATCCCATCCCGCCTCAGGCCAACGTTACCATGGCTCTTTAGGTTTGCTACATAAACTAAAATACAGCTTCATAGCAAAGAGATGATACTCGCAAGTGCCACatggatgagaaaaaaaaaaagtatttcatgtaAGAACAGTAAATCTGGTATCTGGAACAGAACGAAGCAGAGTTTTGGGATATTCCCACTGTACACCAATATAGAGTGAGTTACGAAAGAGAGTGCTTAACttagaaattcagaatttatttacaaattttcACTAAAAAAGGGAACATAAAACTCTCCTCCTGAATATACTCTACTCTGCAAAACACTGCAATTGAAGATCATTAAATTCATTTACACATTTTACAGATTTATCTTTGTATACAACAGCATATGCTTTAGTCATCAAGACATTGAAAGAAGAGATGACAAACTAAGctgtttgaaaataatgaagctgCCAGGTTTCCTTTGGCCTTCCCTCTTTAACAATAAGCTAAAACACTTCAGCAGAGTAACAGATGTAAGAATTAACTTTTCTAAAAAGGTTCATGAGGATCAGCCTTATTCAGTTCAAACCTGCTACATAGCATCGGACCTAACTCAACAGTCATAACTGAGACAAGCTCTGTACCAAAGCAATATTCTCTGTGACAGAACTGCAGGATCATACCCATAGTTTCAAAGTTGTTAACAATGCAAGatggagggaagaagcagcagtaatagaagaaactgcaaatttgctggtttttttaacaaattgcatttgaaaaggGCACAGTATTCCCCTCCCACATTCCCCAAGAAGCTCAGAATACAAATGGTTCCCACTTCCAACACACTAATCACCACGCAGAAGtttaacacacattttaaaaagtataatCCTTGACAGAACAGTAACAAATGCTAATCACCAATATCACCTGCTACTCTAAATTAACAGAGTTGCCCAACTTCAGGTACAGCTTTTTTAGATTTTGCATAGCAATTGCATCTATTTTTAACTTCACCATCAGCAGGAAACATAGATTTGAAAAGGCTGTGAAACACCAAGAGAAAAATCCTGGTCTTGATCAAACCAGGAAAATTTGACTTCCAATATGAACTGAATCAGGACTTTACCCAACTAGTTTTATCTCTCTCAACATCACAACTGTGCTTCAATAATTTATAACATGCTTTCAGAGCCCAATTCATATTCTCTTAAATAGTACTGTGATAGtaattgaaataagaaaaacaacagtgctctttaatttaaaaataaattgggaaGCGTAATGAAGGAAATTCATCCCTGAGTAACGAGACATTTAAAAACCGCATCCTATCGACAATCATCGCAATATGTTACGACGTGTACTCTAACAGTCAACGCTATTACAGGCAGCAACAGAACTTCTCATAGTCCAATATATTTGCAGCACTGTTGCACTGATCCCATTATCTTGTTTAATGAAACTGCAAGTGAACATTAGGAAATAGGATAAATAGAAATAGtgtctttattattttaagttgAATGTCAAATTGACAGCTAAACCATGCTGGATCCCAGGAAACTCAGAGCAGCGATGGTTAGCAACTTGCTTCTTTGGACGTCCAAAAGATTTTCACTACGTATCCTCAACCAAACAACAGGAGCAGAACGATTGTAACAGAGTTCACTGCTATTAGTGgcactgcagagaaagaagaacaaCTGTGAAAATCTTCTTTTCCACATCACAAAGTGACAGAACTTCACATTATCTTGGGAGACTAccttttaaggagaaaaattgattttaaaaaaacacttagTTTCCTATGCAAAATCAGGATGCATGGAAGGAGCCAGGATCGAAGCCTAGGATACTAAAAATTAGTAGGAAGCAACAGCATAAGTAGTTTTCTATAGCCCATCATGTTTTAGCTTTTACCCAAACAACCCTTTCTCCAAATGAAACTAAACCATCTCAGAGGCGGTTTCTCTACCCTTGGCCTTACTGTGGTTTAGAAGAAATGTATCAGTTTTTACTCTGTGGTGGGCAAGACAGGTAAGATTTATTACTTCCTCTTTTATCATCACCTACAAAAGGAATTATTGGTGTGCTTTACAGTGCAAAAACTATCAGTAACTTACAAATTAAGagtctatttttttcccccaacctTTGAGGCATATAAACCTGGCTTACCTTTAAGAATCCCAGGAATTAACATTTCCCTCACCAGGTACTTCACAAAAAATTGAATTTAGCCAAGGTGAAGCTAACTGCACACTCTGATTGATCACCAAACTTCCCCCCAGCTACCAGACACCAAGGAAAGACAAGACACCACAGCGGCACCACAAGCCAGAGGCAGAGTCAGGAAATGTTTTACACTTTATCAAAATTAGGGCACCTTAGCTGGGACCTGTGCCCTCCTATACAGAGTCCATGCATGAAAGAAGGAGAGATTTGAAATGCCGAGCAGAAATAGctgtttttaccaaaatactgctgttaCTTCattaaagcacagaaacaaaactttacagacagtaatatttaaataaaagattgtCACTGTACCTCTCATAACGGTTCGTACAGATTGAATAAGGTTCATTAGCTGCGCTTTAATTCCTGGTTCCTCTCCAAATCCTCCAATCCCCTGCTGATCGCTTCCCCAGCCAACTGTGTCACATAAAACCAGCCAGACAtgttagacaaaaaaaaagccaaaacaaccaacccaaaccatgcaACAAATGCTGTCAGCAATATTAATGAGCGATCTATCTTGAATCTGGTTACATTTATACTAACACTGAAAGACAAACTACAAACCAATTAGCTTTATTTCACAATCAGATGTTAATACAATATACTAAAAACTGTTAAACCTTTTCACGAACACAACAGCAACGACAGATCCCTGTTTCTGTGAAGGAAACCCTTACTTTTTAATACACATTAATATAGTTCCCTGCACGCCAGGGAAACAAATGAGTTTATTTGGGCTTCAAAAAAATACctgccaaaataaaaccaaactacAGTCTGCTCACAGTCCTTTGCCAGAAgataaaatagcaaaataattgTTGGGTGTGAAGTGATGCTTCAGCACCGAGAATTGAGCTACCCAGCAGAGAGCAGTCGGCACAAACCAAAAATCATCATCCCGATTTGGCATAACTGCTGTGAAATGTGTTCATCTGATTTGTGTCAATATGGAACAATGCTAGGGCCACATGATGAAATGTAACCTTCTGTCTTACATACCCTTGTATAACCACATGCCTAAGAAAAACAGAGTGATCAATGTATATAGTTCCTGTATCTTGCAAAGAACATCTGGCTACATACCTAGTTTCTGTATCTTACAAAGGACATCTGGTTACACACCCTGATATGCTGGCTAAAACTGGTTTGGCTGCTAACCACACAGTGTTAAGTAAGAGAAGCTTACGCCAGGGCGCATGCGTAAAATCTAGGGTCATCCTAAGGGTGAGCCGAGGAAGACTGCTGACTTCATCCATCGACCACCAGAAAGGAGTCAAGAAGACCCTCGGAGATGGAAAGAGCATGCGCCACGAAGTACACGCCTATTCCAAGGATCCATTTACATAAACCAACCCTTTCTTAGAAATAGCTATGAGTATGTATTAGTTTAGGAAATATAAACCGAAAGTAAGTTTTGTACAGTGCGCGTCTTGGTGGAGCGGAGACTCCCGgtgcacccagcgctgtttgCTTGCCTCTATTCATTTAATAAATTGCAAACTTTGATTGCAATCCTATTTGGGACTCAGTCATTTATCACactactattaaaaaaaaaaaaaaaaaaaaaaagacttgggAACTTTTCAGAGGGCGATAGAAGGTTTAAGAATCCCTTCAAGAGGGAAGCCCTTCCCCACCCACTGTGGGGAGGCAGAGTATGTGGGCCCAGGGATGGGCCCAGCCCTCACCCATCTAGGGATGAGCGGGGCAGAGACGCAAGCAGCTCTCGATATTCAAACCTGCACTGCGCTGCCTGCAcgtttcttttctccagacacAACTtttaagtgattatttttttcccctttcttgtCTCCTTCGCTCTGCTGGCACCAAGCTGGGGGCAGCAGGCGAGTCCTCTCCCACACCAGCCTTACCGAATTCCCACTTGGATGAACCTGGAGTTAT
Coding sequences within it:
- the LOC121080505 gene encoding immediate early response 3-interacting protein 1-like; the encoded protein is MAFTLYSLLQAVLLIVNAVAVLHEERFLRHVGWGSDQQGIGGFGEEPGIKAQLMNLIQSVRTVMRVPLIAVNSVTIVLLLLFG